GCCCGCATCGCCAACCCCCAGCGCGTGCTGCCCGCCACCGTGGAGTTCACGGACATCGCGGGCCTGGTCAAGGGCGCGAGCAAGGGCGAGGGCCTGGGCAACAAGTTCCTGGCCAACATCCGCGAGACCCAGGCCATCCTGCACGTGGTGCGCTGCTTCGTGGACGACGACGTGGTGCACGTTCACGGCGGCGTGAACCCGCTTGAGGACATCGAGGTCATCGAGACGGAGCTGATCCTGGCGGACGCCCAGGCCCTGGAGAACCGCATGGACCGCCTGCGCAAGCAGGCCAGGGCCGGCAAGGAGCACCAGGCCAAGCTGGCCGCGGCCGAGAAGCTGCTGGCCCACCTGATGGAGGGCAACCCGGCGGCCTCCATGCCCGGGGCGGACGATGGCGCCATGGCCGAGCTCTTCGCGGAGATGGGCCCCATCACGGCCAAACCGGTGATCTACTGCGCAAACGTCTCCGAGGACGCCCTGGGCGAGGACACCCCCGAGGTGCTGGCCGTGCGCGCCCACGCCGCCAAGACCGGCTCGCCCGTGGTCAAGGTCTCGGCCCGCATGGAGGAGGAGATGGGCGGCCTGGACGACGAGGAGCGCAAGGAGTTCCTGGAGTCCTACGGGGTTGCCAGCTCCGGCCTCGACCAGGTGATCCGCACCGGCTACGGAGTGCTCGGGCTGATCAGCTATTTCACGGTCGGCCCCAAGGAGGTCCGCGCCTGGACCATCCAGGACGGCTGGAAGGCCCCCAAGGCCGCCTCGGCCATCCACACGGATTTCGAGCGAGGCTTCATCCGGGCGGAGGTCATCTCCTACGCCGACTACGTGGCCCAGGGCTCCGAGGCGGCCTGCCGCTCGGCGGGCGTGCTGCGCCTGGAAGGCAAGGAGTACGTGGTGCGCGACGGGGACGTGATCCACTTCCTCTTCAACGTGTGAGCAGCGCATGACCGGACCGGACCAGCCCAAGCCCAATATGTCATCCGGCCGCTGGCCCTGGGATGAGGCCTGTTGCGGCGTCATGGCCTCCTCCCTGGGGGAGGCCGTGGCCGTGCTGGACGCCTCCCGCCGCGTGCTCATGGTCAACACCGCCTTCGAGGCCCTGCTCGGCGCGGCCGGGTCAGGCTCGGGCACACCCGTGCTCGAACTGTTCCCCCAGGCCTGCCGCGCGCCCCTCGAAGCCCTGCTGGACGCCTGCACCGAGACCGAACGCTCCAGAGGCGAGCTGGAGCTGCCGGGACCAGGCGGAGCGAGGCGCATCCTGGCCGCCGCCGCCCACCTGCCCGGAGCGCCCTCCGGCATGACGCTGCTCCTGGTCGACGTCACCGCCCTGGTGACAGAGCGGGAGGAGCGGAACCGGTGCTCGCTGGACGCGCTCAGAAGCAAGGAGCGCGACAGCCGGGCGCTGCTCGACGCCATCCTGGACTCCATGTTCCTGCTGGACAGCTACGGCGTCATCCTGGACATCAACGACCACGGGGCCCGCAAGATGGCCTCCCTGGACGCCGTCTCCGTGATCGGGCGCAACATGGGGGAGTTCATCCCGCAGGACGTGTGCCGCGAGAGGATGGCCCGCGTGCGCCGGGTGATCGAAAGCGGCCAGCCCATGCGCTTCGAGGACACCCGCAACTCCCTGATATTCGACAACAACATTCTGCCCGTGCTCGACGACTCGGGCACCGTCACCCGGGTGGCAGTCTTCGCCCGCGACATCACCCAGCAGCGCGGCAACATGGCCCACCTGCGCAGGCAGGCCTTCCAGCAGGG
The sequence above is drawn from the Fundidesulfovibrio soli genome and encodes:
- the ychF gene encoding redox-regulated ATPase YchF — encoded protein: MSLSIGIVGLPNVGKSTLFNALTRAQNAQAANYPFCTIEPNKAVAPVPDPRLDALARIANPQRVLPATVEFTDIAGLVKGASKGEGLGNKFLANIRETQAILHVVRCFVDDDVVHVHGGVNPLEDIEVIETELILADAQALENRMDRLRKQARAGKEHQAKLAAAEKLLAHLMEGNPAASMPGADDGAMAELFAEMGPITAKPVIYCANVSEDALGEDTPEVLAVRAHAAKTGSPVVKVSARMEEEMGGLDDEERKEFLESYGVASSGLDQVIRTGYGVLGLISYFTVGPKEVRAWTIQDGWKAPKAASAIHTDFERGFIRAEVISYADYVAQGSEAACRSAGVLRLEGKEYVVRDGDVIHFLFNV